TGGGGCCGGTGGCGGCGACGATGGTGAGGGCCAGGAGGATGCCGGGCAGCGCCAGCAAGAGGTCGGTGAGGCGGAGAACGATCGTTCCGGTCCAGCCCTCGTAGTAGCCCGCGAGCAGCCCGAGCACCGTGCCGATGATGCCTCCCACCGCCACCGCCAGGAGGCCCACCCGGAGCGATTCCCGTCCGCCCCAGATCACGCGGCTCAGGATGTCGCGGCCGAACACGTCGGTGCCCAGCGCATGGGATCGCCCGGGCGCCTGTAGCGATGCGCGCTGGTCGTGGCCGACCGGGTCGTAGGGAGCCAGCCGGGGCGCCAGCACGGCACCGAGCACCATCGCGAGCAGCAAGGCGCCGCCGGCCACCGCGCCCTTGTGCCGCAGGAAGCGCCTGAACTCCGGGAACGCCCCGAGCTGCATCGCGGCTAGATCATTTCGGGGGGGTCTCGGAAGACCCCCCCGATGCCCCCCCGTCGTGGCGGCGGCGCAGCCGCCGCTCGGAGCACGCCTCGATGCACCACACGCTCGGGGGTCGGCGCCGGCTTACTTGGACACACGACTAGGCCGCGTCGTAGCGAATCCGCGGGTTGATGAGCGCGTAGGAGAGGTCGACGGCGAGGTTCACCAGACTGTAGGCCGCCGCCACCAGCAGGCACCAGCCCTGGACGATCGGGATGTCCCGGGCGAACACGGCGGCCACGACGAGCTGGCCCAGGCCCTGGCGCGAGAAGAGGGACTCCACCACGACGCTCCCGCCCAGGAGCAGGCCGAACTGCAGGCCCACGAACGTGACGACCGAGATCAGCGCGTTCCGTAGCGCGTGGCGAAAGATCACCGCCCGCTCGGGCAGGCCCTTGGCCCGGGCCGAGCGCAGGTAGTCCTCGCGCAGCACTTCCAGCATGCTGGACCGGGTCAGGCGGGCGATGGTGGCCGAGGCCGGGAGGGCCAGCGTCAGGGCGGGCAGCACGATGCCCCGCCAGGTCTGGTCCCCGAGTGCCGGCAGCCACCGGAGGTGGACCGCGAACAGGAGCATCAGCATGAGGCCCAGCCAGAACCCGGGCATCGAGATGCCCAGCAGGGACGCCAGCATGGTGAGGAAGTCGGTCCAGCTGCCGCGACGCACCGCGGCCGCGACCCCGGTCAGCACTCCCAGCACGATGGCCAGCCCGACCGCCAAGAGGGCCAGCCGAACGGTGGGCCCGGTGTTCTCCAGCAGGATCCGGGCCACGGGCCGGTTCTGCTGGAACGACTTGCCGAGGTCGCCCTGGACGGCGCCCCCGACGAAACGGCCGAACCGGACCACGAAGGGGTCGTTGAGCCCGAGCTGCTCCCGCAGGATCTCGATGTCCCGGGCCGAGGCGCCGAAGTGCGACACCAGCATCGTGGCGGGGTCGCCGGGCAGCGTGTTCATCAGCGTGAACACGGCCGCCGACACCCCGAGCAGCACGAAGAGTGTCCCCGCCAGGCGGCGGATCAGGTAGCGGGCCACTGACTGCCCGGCCCGGAGCCCGCCTCAACGGCGACGCGGCGGTGCTATCTCTTCCACCACATCTCGTGGAAGTAGGCGTCGTAGCCCCGTCGGTTGAACTGCACGCCCTGGACCGGGGCCTTGTACACGTGGATCGTCTCCCGGACGAAGGCCGGGAGGAACAGCGCGTTCTCCATGGCGAGTACCTGGAACCGGCCGTAGACGTCGGCGCGCTTCTT
The window above is part of the Candidatus Methylomirabilota bacterium genome. Proteins encoded here:
- a CDS encoding ABC transporter permease, which codes for MARYLIRRLAGTLFVLLGVSAAVFTLMNTLPGDPATMLVSHFGASARDIEILREQLGLNDPFVVRFGRFVGGAVQGDLGKSFQQNRPVARILLENTGPTVRLALLAVGLAIVLGVLTGVAAAVRRGSWTDFLTMLASLLGISMPGFWLGLMLMLLFAVHLRWLPALGDQTWRGIVLPALTLALPASATIARLTRSSMLEVLREDYLRSARAKGLPERAVIFRHALRNALISVVTFVGLQFGLLLGGSVVVESLFSRQGLGQLVVAAVFARDIPIVQGWCLLVAAAYSLVNLAVDLSYALINPRIRYDAA